A single genomic interval of Alteromonas sp. CI.11.F.A3 harbors:
- a CDS encoding DUF6170 family protein — MKFYFSTRNIPQLKGLPLTERVKRLDRAASRMTVPEKTLMNVLKLLVFIPAFVLILQTASNWTSLLWAGLVFLLYPLLVKPIQHSICAKYLAPNSDKEHA, encoded by the coding sequence ATGAAATTTTATTTTTCCACCCGAAATATTCCTCAACTGAAAGGTCTCCCTCTTACCGAACGCGTTAAGCGTTTAGACAGAGCAGCATCACGGATGACCGTTCCAGAAAAAACACTCATGAACGTGCTCAAGCTACTGGTTTTCATACCCGCTTTTGTGCTTATATTACAAACCGCATCGAACTGGACATCACTGTTGTGGGCGGGACTTGTATTTCTTCTTTACCCGCTATTAGTTAAACCGATACAACATTCTATATGTGCTAAATATTTGGCACCTAATTCAGACAAGGAGCATGCATGA
- a CDS encoding polysaccharide biosynthesis/export family protein, which produces MLNLVSFTAAAVLSIGLLSQTVNAQSAEQIEQLRQRAQQTGSSSTSSAATGVSPLSVQSQRTLPGAGSTQNTMGQFSTQPRDGLSLPGEPTIESVFPQQQAMANPPFAANLFLGGFESERTTGLNDNYLVAPGDKISIWLWGAINYSDVSTVDNQGNIFIPNIGPIRVANTPAGTVNQTVSSKIRQVYTNDVNVYVNLLTSTPVAVYVSGPILRPGQYAGLASDSVLYYLKRAGGIDFQRGSFRKIDVIRNNEIIATADLYAFFRNGKLPKVSFKDGDTILVRPIGNTIVVETGARNSFTFEFSDEELNGEIVNYFARPGEFASHASVAGVRDNKQFARYLSLADFEALPLKAGDTVEYVADNEAQIYRINVAGAFSGASQLMVDKGTRLLDVLDHIEADTTLSDTQNIYLLRESVAIKQKEIIEQGLERLERSMYTAPISSTGEGAIRAQEAQLVADFIARARQVEPQGRVVVSENGDTANILLEPNDTIVIPEITDLIHIGGEVLLPQSVVFNPDADTEDYIAWAGGFTERAEDERILIVRKNGNVAFANIDNGILTANGSGAHLLPGDQIIVLPAIDTKVLQAVKDITQIVYQIAIAANVATD; this is translated from the coding sequence TTGTTAAATTTAGTTTCTTTTACCGCCGCAGCTGTACTTTCAATCGGTTTATTATCTCAAACGGTGAATGCTCAGAGTGCAGAGCAAATAGAACAGCTAAGACAACGGGCTCAACAGACAGGCTCGTCATCAACCTCTAGTGCTGCAACAGGCGTGTCTCCTCTCAGCGTTCAGAGCCAACGTACTTTGCCAGGCGCAGGTAGCACGCAAAATACAATGGGGCAATTTAGCACTCAGCCTAGAGACGGACTTTCTCTTCCGGGTGAGCCGACTATTGAAAGTGTTTTCCCGCAACAACAAGCCATGGCCAACCCACCGTTTGCTGCGAACTTATTTCTTGGTGGTTTCGAATCAGAGAGAACCACAGGTTTAAACGATAACTATTTGGTTGCCCCTGGGGATAAAATTTCTATATGGCTTTGGGGTGCAATCAACTATTCAGATGTTTCCACTGTTGATAACCAAGGCAACATCTTTATACCCAATATTGGCCCAATTCGGGTTGCTAACACACCAGCGGGTACAGTAAACCAAACAGTAAGTAGTAAAATTCGTCAGGTTTATACCAATGATGTAAATGTATACGTCAACCTACTTACATCAACGCCTGTGGCGGTATACGTTTCTGGACCAATCTTACGACCTGGCCAATATGCGGGCCTAGCATCTGACAGTGTGTTGTATTATTTGAAACGGGCGGGCGGTATCGATTTTCAACGTGGCAGCTTCCGAAAAATTGATGTTATTCGCAATAATGAAATTATAGCTACCGCAGACTTATATGCATTTTTCAGAAACGGTAAGCTTCCAAAGGTATCGTTTAAAGATGGTGACACTATTTTAGTGCGTCCTATCGGCAATACTATCGTGGTTGAAACCGGTGCCCGAAATAGTTTTACTTTCGAGTTTTCAGATGAAGAGCTTAACGGTGAGATAGTTAACTACTTTGCTCGACCAGGCGAGTTTGCTTCTCATGCATCAGTCGCTGGCGTAAGGGACAATAAGCAATTTGCACGTTACTTGAGTCTAGCCGATTTTGAAGCCCTGCCCCTTAAGGCTGGTGACACTGTTGAATACGTGGCCGACAACGAAGCACAAATCTATCGAATTAACGTAGCTGGCGCATTCTCAGGTGCATCACAATTGATGGTAGACAAAGGCACACGTTTACTTGATGTGCTGGATCATATTGAAGCGGATACAACCTTATCTGATACGCAAAATATCTATCTTCTGCGAGAAAGTGTTGCGATAAAACAAAAAGAGATTATTGAGCAAGGTTTGGAGCGCTTGGAACGCAGTATGTACACTGCCCCCATCAGCTCTACGGGTGAAGGCGCAATTCGTGCACAGGAAGCTCAACTTGTGGCTGACTTTATTGCGAGAGCCCGTCAAGTTGAGCCACAAGGTCGAGTGGTTGTGTCTGAAAATGGCGACACTGCGAACATCCTTTTAGAGCCAAATGACACTATTGTGATCCCAGAAATTACGGATCTTATACATATTGGTGGTGAAGTTTTACTTCCGCAGTCAGTTGTATTTAACCCTGATGCAGATACCGAAGACTATATTGCATGGGCAGGTGGCTTCACCGAACGCGCTGAAGATGAGCGTATTTTGATAGTACGCAAAAATGGCAACGTTGCTTTTGCCAATATCGATAACGGTATTTTAACTGCTAATGGCAGTGGTGCTCATCTATTACCTGGTGACCAGATTATTGTGCTGCCAGCCATTGATACTAAAGTGCTTCAAGCAGTGAAAGATATTACTCAAATCGTGTATCAAATCGCCATTGCTGCGAACGTAGCCACAGACTAG
- the wecA gene encoding UDP-N-acetylglucosamine--undecaprenyl-phosphate N-acetylglucosaminephosphotransferase, with the protein MLAYLQFVPLFTAFFVALILLVVMTPLAHQFGLVDQPSARKRHAGIIPLTGGVAIFMAVLVASVATDVWMKNNPLFFTASAFVVLLGMLDDRFDLSAKGRLMCQFGVASIMAWSAQNYVTSLGNIFGNGDIALNISGYFFTVVCVVGVINAFNMIDGIDGLAGGMSLVILLTLAGFLTFTGNGAAIMEPLIIVAAIVPFLAFNLSWKGFKGNKIFMGDAGSMFVGLTIVWLLVDHTQGAGAAFRPITAVWLVGLPLMDMAAIMYRRARKGQSMLRPDRQHLHNIFMRAGLSSRQSLIAILCMGACYCVIGIVGEIYLVPEYIMFWGFICLLVLYSIVIQNIWSVLRFIKKL; encoded by the coding sequence ATGTTAGCGTACCTGCAGTTTGTTCCTCTTTTTACTGCGTTTTTTGTAGCCCTTATTTTGTTAGTGGTGATGACACCGCTAGCACATCAATTCGGCTTGGTTGATCAGCCTAGCGCGAGAAAACGCCATGCGGGTATTATTCCGTTGACCGGCGGTGTGGCTATTTTTATGGCGGTATTGGTCGCAAGTGTTGCTACTGATGTCTGGATGAAAAATAATCCTTTATTCTTTACTGCCTCGGCCTTTGTTGTGCTTCTCGGTATGCTTGATGACCGTTTCGATTTAAGCGCTAAAGGGCGTTTGATGTGCCAATTCGGTGTGGCTTCAATTATGGCGTGGAGTGCGCAAAACTATGTCACGTCTTTAGGTAATATTTTTGGCAATGGTGATATTGCGCTAAATATTAGTGGGTATTTTTTTACTGTTGTTTGCGTGGTGGGTGTTATCAATGCCTTTAATATGATTGATGGCATCGATGGCCTTGCTGGGGGCATGAGCTTAGTTATTCTGCTTACTTTAGCGGGGTTTCTAACTTTTACTGGCAACGGTGCTGCCATTATGGAGCCTTTAATTATAGTGGCTGCCATCGTACCGTTTTTGGCCTTTAACTTAAGTTGGAAGGGCTTTAAAGGAAATAAAATATTTATGGGTGATGCGGGCAGTATGTTCGTGGGCCTAACGATTGTATGGTTGCTTGTCGACCATACTCAAGGTGCTGGTGCTGCATTCAGACCAATCACCGCGGTGTGGTTAGTTGGATTGCCGTTAATGGATATGGCTGCAATAATGTATCGCCGTGCACGTAAGGGCCAATCCATGCTTCGCCCAGACCGCCAACATTTACACAATATTTTTATGCGAGCAGGCTTATCGAGCCGTCAATCTCTCATTGCGATTTTGTGTATGGGTGCCTGTTATTGCGTAATTGGGATTGTGGGTGAGATATACTTAGTACCAGAATACATCATGTTTTGGGGTTTTATTTGTCTACTTGTCTTGTATAGTATCGTCATTCAAAATATTTGGAGCGTGCTTCGCTTTATCAAAAAGCTTTAG
- a CDS encoding glycosyltransferase: MDSNLSILHNNYKNKCVETLVAMAVYGGDKVEWVEQAIDSILNQTYRDFVYIIVIDGEISVKMMNKLKDKAFSDHRVVLAQNATKPGLASCMNKAAEWGLSLSPAYFVRMDADDISIPNRLARQISYLRKHAYISVLGSALTEINEHGIKVGARVMPSSHKQIVSILPRRCSLNHPTVVIRYTVFEQGYRYDSNLMNTQDYFLWVTLASNGFVFRNLKDRLLNFRRVNNFYKRRGFSKSLNEFRARFNAMLKLKKLTPYNAAYACGVLTLRLMPGKVVKLAYKLDRHLLDRFGKH, encoded by the coding sequence TTGGACTCAAACCTTTCAATTCTTCACAACAACTATAAGAACAAATGTGTTGAAACCTTGGTGGCCATGGCTGTCTATGGGGGCGACAAGGTTGAGTGGGTAGAACAAGCGATTGACAGTATTCTCAATCAGACCTATCGAGATTTTGTTTATATCATTGTCATTGACGGAGAAATTTCCGTTAAGATGATGAATAAACTTAAAGATAAAGCCTTTTCCGATCATAGGGTTGTACTAGCCCAAAACGCGACTAAACCTGGTTTAGCCAGCTGCATGAACAAAGCGGCCGAATGGGGACTATCGTTGAGTCCTGCGTACTTCGTAAGAATGGATGCGGATGATATCTCCATTCCAAACAGACTCGCACGCCAAATAAGCTACTTACGTAAGCATGCCTATATATCAGTATTGGGATCGGCGCTAACTGAAATCAACGAGCACGGTATCAAAGTGGGCGCGAGAGTCATGCCTTCGTCTCACAAGCAAATTGTGAGTATATTGCCGCGGCGGTGCTCACTGAATCATCCTACCGTGGTAATACGTTACACGGTGTTTGAACAGGGCTATAGATACGATAGCAACCTGATGAACACTCAAGACTATTTTCTTTGGGTGACCTTGGCTTCTAACGGCTTTGTGTTTAGAAACCTTAAAGATCGTTTATTGAATTTCAGGCGAGTAAATAACTTTTATAAGCGTAGAGGCTTTAGTAAGTCACTCAACGAATTTAGAGCAAGGTTTAATGCCATGCTTAAACTAAAAAAGCTAACGCCTTATAATGCCGCATATGCATGTGGTGTACTAACGCTTCGGTTAATGCCTGGGAAAGTCGTTAAATTAGCGTATAAACTCGATCGTCATTTATTGGATAGGTTTGGCAAACATTGA
- the galU gene encoding UTP--glucose-1-phosphate uridylyltransferase GalU: MSQVKKAVIPVAGLGTRMLPATKAIPKEMLPVVDKPLIQYVVKECVAAGIKEIILVTHASKNSIENHFDTSFELEATLEKRVKRQILEEVQSICPKDVTIMHIRQGVANGLGHAVLCARPIIGDAPFAVVLPDVIIDDAASDPKKDNLADMVAKFNTTRVSQVMVEQVPQEDVTKFGIADLDGAAIEPGESAKIHKMVEKPALDEAPSDLAVVGRYVLSEKIWDLLEFTPPGAGDEIQLTDAIDALMKVEQVDAYYMKGKSHDCGSKLGYMKANVEYALRHPALGQEFKEYIASLSI; the protein is encoded by the coding sequence ATGAGTCAAGTAAAGAAAGCCGTTATTCCAGTTGCGGGTCTAGGCACCCGAATGCTTCCTGCTACAAAAGCAATTCCTAAGGAAATGCTTCCTGTGGTAGACAAGCCACTAATTCAGTATGTTGTGAAAGAATGTGTTGCAGCAGGGATCAAAGAAATCATATTGGTAACCCATGCTAGTAAGAACAGTATTGAAAACCACTTCGATACGTCTTTTGAGCTTGAAGCCACATTGGAAAAGCGTGTTAAGCGTCAGATACTTGAAGAAGTACAGTCAATTTGTCCAAAAGATGTCACCATCATGCATATACGCCAAGGTGTGGCGAATGGTCTAGGTCACGCTGTATTGTGTGCCCGTCCAATCATTGGTGATGCGCCTTTTGCGGTAGTATTGCCAGATGTAATCATTGACGATGCAGCAAGCGATCCGAAAAAAGATAACCTTGCAGATATGGTTGCTAAGTTTAATACCACTCGTGTTAGCCAAGTTATGGTAGAGCAAGTTCCTCAAGAAGATGTGACCAAATTTGGTATTGCAGACCTTGATGGCGCAGCGATCGAGCCTGGTGAGTCTGCTAAAATACACAAAATGGTAGAAAAGCCTGCCCTTGATGAAGCGCCGTCTGACTTAGCGGTTGTAGGTCGCTACGTGCTATCTGAGAAGATTTGGGACTTACTTGAGTTCACGCCTCCTGGTGCCGGCGATGAAATTCAACTTACAGATGCTATCGATGCATTAATGAAGGTGGAACAAGTTGACGCTTACTACATGAAAGGTAAGAGCCATGACTGTGGTAGTAAACTGGGTTACATGAAAGCTAACGTAGAGTATGCGCTTAGACACCCAGCGTTAGGCCAAGAATTTAAAGAGTATATTGCTAGCCTAAGCATCTAA
- a CDS encoding glycosyltransferase family 2 protein yields the protein MNCGIVVVLYHPDIQHVQSLIDGFMHCEWPIVLVDNSSEKNVLSLSSHCKYFHYPDNVGIAEAQNIGLNYLFKNGMSHAVVLDQDSLFTANMALDLLAQYHTLEQSYKIAALGPSIHCRFTDKLAVGRVQKGRQIDSQVREVKQIIASGMMLSSSAFSTVGNKETGLFIDGVDHEWCWRANKLGFSIFQSLSVCMPHRQGDDRVKVLGLTFKQGAPIRLYYQMRNVLLLARRGYVPLYWKCRHLPAIPLRYIVNRFYFPDGKKRGHYLLKGLIDGIGGKQGKIQERSAK from the coding sequence TTGAACTGTGGAATTGTCGTTGTACTTTATCACCCTGATATTCAACATGTGCAATCACTTATCGATGGGTTCATGCACTGTGAATGGCCTATCGTATTAGTTGACAATTCTTCTGAAAAAAACGTCTTATCGCTGTCTTCTCACTGCAAGTATTTCCATTACCCTGATAACGTAGGCATTGCTGAGGCTCAAAATATAGGCCTCAATTACCTATTTAAAAATGGTATGTCCCATGCGGTAGTGCTAGACCAAGATAGCCTTTTTACGGCGAATATGGCGTTAGACTTATTAGCCCAATACCATACGCTTGAGCAGTCTTATAAGATAGCGGCCCTTGGCCCTTCAATACACTGTCGATTTACCGATAAACTTGCCGTAGGCCGGGTTCAAAAGGGACGTCAAATCGATAGCCAGGTTAGAGAAGTAAAACAAATTATTGCGTCAGGTATGATGCTATCTTCTTCTGCATTTTCTACGGTCGGAAATAAAGAAACAGGCCTATTCATAGACGGTGTCGATCATGAATGGTGCTGGCGAGCCAATAAGCTCGGTTTTTCTATATTCCAGTCTTTATCAGTATGCATGCCGCACCGTCAAGGTGATGATCGTGTAAAGGTGCTAGGCCTAACCTTCAAGCAAGGTGCACCAATTCGACTTTACTACCAAATGAGGAACGTATTACTCTTAGCTAGAAGGGGGTATGTGCCACTTTATTGGAAGTGCCGTCATCTTCCCGCAATACCGCTACGATATATTGTTAATCGGTTCTACTTTCCCGATGGTAAGAAACGTGGGCATTATTTACTGAAAGGGCTAATTGACGGCATCGGTGGGAAGCAAGGAAAGATTCAAGAGCGTAGTGCAAAGTAG
- a CDS encoding peptide MFS transporter, with the protein MKKSNDTSFFGHPGGLRTLFFTEMWERMSYYGMRALLVLFMTASLQTQGLGFTVATAGAIYGLYTGAVYFLGLPGGWLSDRLIGGKKAVWYGGIIIFLGHVVLAIDLQNLFFVGLILVATGTGLLKPNISAMVGQQYGDEDARRDSGYALYYMGINIGSLIAYLVTGYLQENWGWDYAFGAAAIGMAIGLIQYYFTNSSLSSDSTAPTNPYTGSAKKNAWTAVIATVALAVVVIVLAHMGTIVIDPLLLAQQVAVFFTAVFFLYFGFIYFKGALSDNEKRRMWALFLVCIASACFWSGFEQAGSSLNLFAQNYTDRALSAGSIFTSWFGLSTIPTVWFQLSNSLFIIILSPFFAALWINLAKRMIDPSYTLKCAIGLVIMATGFLVMFMASQYAAQGLKVAPMWLVTTYFLHTVGELCLSPVALSAVSKLSPKRFAGQMMGVFVLTYSIGNIIAGLLSGNFDPENVSEMPNLYLQIALFSIAIGIVIALLSLKSRFWEKAGVEPQA; encoded by the coding sequence ATAAAAAAATCTAACGACACCAGCTTTTTCGGCCATCCAGGGGGCCTTCGAACGCTGTTTTTCACAGAAATGTGGGAGCGCATGAGTTATTACGGTATGCGTGCCCTTCTTGTTTTATTTATGACAGCCAGCCTACAAACACAAGGGCTTGGTTTTACGGTAGCAACCGCTGGGGCAATCTATGGCCTTTATACCGGTGCAGTTTACTTTTTAGGTTTACCTGGTGGTTGGTTATCTGACCGCCTCATTGGTGGCAAAAAGGCCGTGTGGTACGGCGGTATTATTATCTTCTTGGGGCATGTAGTACTTGCTATCGACCTACAGAACTTATTTTTTGTAGGTTTAATTCTTGTAGCAACCGGTACTGGTCTGTTAAAACCCAATATTTCAGCCATGGTTGGACAACAATATGGCGATGAAGATGCTCGAAGAGACAGTGGTTATGCCCTTTATTATATGGGTATTAACATTGGTTCTCTTATTGCTTATTTAGTAACAGGTTACCTACAAGAAAACTGGGGCTGGGACTACGCCTTTGGTGCTGCCGCTATTGGTATGGCTATCGGTCTTATTCAATACTACTTTACCAACTCGTCGCTATCTTCAGATTCAACTGCTCCAACTAATCCTTACACCGGCAGTGCCAAGAAAAACGCGTGGACAGCCGTTATTGCTACCGTAGCTTTGGCTGTCGTAGTTATTGTTCTTGCCCACATGGGAACAATTGTTATTGACCCTCTGTTACTTGCTCAGCAAGTAGCTGTATTTTTCACCGCGGTATTTTTCTTATACTTTGGCTTTATCTACTTTAAAGGTGCGCTTAGTGATAATGAAAAAAGACGTATGTGGGCATTATTTTTAGTCTGTATTGCCTCTGCGTGTTTTTGGTCAGGCTTTGAGCAAGCTGGCTCTTCATTGAACTTATTTGCTCAGAACTATACTGATAGAGCTTTGTCCGCTGGTTCAATCTTCACATCATGGTTTGGACTTTCCACTATCCCAACCGTATGGTTCCAGCTTTCAAATTCCTTATTTATTATTATTCTTTCGCCTTTCTTTGCCGCCCTTTGGATTAATCTTGCCAAGCGCATGATTGACCCTTCGTATACGCTAAAATGTGCGATTGGCCTTGTGATCATGGCGACAGGCTTCTTGGTGATGTTTATGGCCTCTCAGTACGCTGCACAAGGTTTAAAAGTAGCCCCCATGTGGTTGGTCACTACCTACTTTTTACATACAGTTGGTGAACTATGTTTGAGCCCGGTTGCGTTAAGTGCGGTAAGTAAATTGTCACCCAAACGTTTTGCAGGTCAAATGATGGGGGTTTTCGTTTTAACCTACTCTATCGGTAACATCATTGCCGGATTATTGTCAGGTAATTTTGACCCTGAAAATGTATCTGAAATGCCTAATCTTTACCTACAAATCGCGTTGTTTAGTATTGCTATCGGTATTGTGATTGCTTTACTCAGCCTAAAATCGCGTTTTTGGGAAAAAGCAGGCGTTGAACCGCAAGCATAG
- a CDS encoding ABC transporter permease encodes MVTFKEQVYAWRSVIFALFLREFQSKFNDKFGLSWAFIEPFIFIAALSFIRGLISGDDVHSIPLFIFMMIGLVGLQTLTTNLQSVSTSIRRNKPLYAFRQVQPLAAVVTAGFVELSIKTVVIALLALALYLLGDGFEIHDPLMLITLYILLWLFSVSIGLVFGIALAFVPEVDKIKSMLTRPLMFISCVFFSLQDMPEYLWPYFTWNPLVHFNELARYACFESYGHKGVSFSFVVEITIVFLFLSLSLYHITWKKVLSR; translated from the coding sequence ATGGTAACGTTCAAAGAACAAGTTTACGCTTGGAGAAGTGTGATTTTCGCACTTTTCCTGCGTGAGTTTCAAAGTAAGTTCAATGATAAATTTGGGCTTAGCTGGGCTTTTATAGAGCCTTTTATTTTCATTGCCGCACTTTCGTTTATAAGAGGCCTGATAAGCGGCGACGATGTTCACTCTATACCACTTTTCATTTTCATGATGATTGGGTTGGTCGGCCTCCAAACACTGACTACTAACCTTCAATCGGTATCAACATCCATCCGACGGAATAAACCATTATATGCTTTTAGGCAGGTTCAACCGCTTGCAGCTGTTGTAACTGCGGGCTTTGTTGAATTATCAATAAAAACCGTAGTTATCGCACTACTGGCTTTGGCACTCTATCTTTTGGGTGATGGCTTTGAGATTCATGACCCACTGATGTTGATCACTCTTTATATCCTACTTTGGTTGTTTTCTGTTTCAATTGGCTTGGTGTTTGGTATTGCGCTAGCTTTTGTTCCTGAAGTAGACAAAATTAAGTCAATGCTTACACGTCCCTTGATGTTTATCTCGTGTGTATTTTTCAGCCTCCAAGATATGCCTGAATATCTCTGGCCATATTTCACTTGGAATCCTCTTGTGCATTTTAATGAGCTTGCCCGATATGCTTGTTTTGAGTCTTACGGACATAAAGGGGTATCTTTTAGCTTCGTGGTTGAAATCACCATTGTATTTTTATTCTTAAGCCTTTCTCTTTATCACATTACGTGGAAAAAGGTGCTGTCACGATGA
- a CDS encoding ABC transporter ATP-binding protein: MIKLENVTKSYPSKMGPQYIFKNLNFDFPTENNVAILGKNGAGKSTLFRMLAKSEYPDKGRVLTNKAMSWPVALQTGVHPQMTGRENTRFIGRINNVKSLPEYEEKVQAFAELDKRFDLPVRTYSSGMRAKFVFACCMNIDFDIYLIDEATSVGDPLFRKKARASLKEKSETAGVIMVSHELDQIREFCTSAVIIDDGKLSYYADLEEGIDVYTQDAANKKSLK; encoded by the coding sequence ATGATCAAACTAGAAAACGTGACAAAAAGCTACCCAAGCAAAATGGGGCCCCAATATATTTTTAAGAATCTCAACTTTGATTTCCCGACTGAAAATAATGTGGCCATCTTGGGTAAAAACGGTGCGGGTAAATCAACCTTGTTTCGTATGTTAGCGAAAAGCGAATACCCAGATAAAGGGCGCGTGCTTACTAATAAAGCGATGTCATGGCCGGTAGCGCTTCAAACTGGCGTGCATCCACAAATGACAGGACGTGAAAATACGCGCTTCATCGGACGAATAAATAATGTGAAGTCGTTGCCTGAATACGAAGAAAAAGTTCAAGCATTTGCTGAGTTAGATAAGCGCTTTGACTTACCCGTGCGCACTTACTCTTCAGGCATGCGGGCTAAGTTTGTGTTTGCTTGTTGTATGAATATTGATTTCGACATCTATCTTATCGATGAAGCCACATCTGTAGGCGACCCATTGTTTAGAAAAAAAGCCAGAGCGTCACTTAAAGAAAAAAGTGAAACGGCGGGGGTTATCATGGTAAGTCATGAACTGGATCAAATTCGAGAGTTCTGTACATCCGCCGTCATTATAGATGACGGCAAATTATCTTATTACGCTGATCTCGAAGAAGGCATTGACGTGTATACGCAAGATGCAGCCAATAAAAAATCGTTAAAATAG
- a CDS encoding ComEA family DNA-binding protein has translation MKRQLTSLMVLSALFIYTPAISATPLDNDASSSMVSVGIAKKIDLNVASIEELQTLPGVGISKAKAIIAYRQDVGPFLEVAQITEVKGIGEKMLSKLQGYVVVKD, from the coding sequence TGAAAAGACAATTAACAAGCCTTATGGTTTTATCTGCGCTATTTATTTACACACCAGCCATATCGGCTACCCCATTAGATAATGATGCTTCATCATCAATGGTGAGTGTTGGTATAGCTAAAAAAATCGACCTTAATGTCGCTAGTATTGAAGAGCTTCAAACATTACCTGGCGTAGGTATTTCTAAGGCAAAAGCGATTATCGCTTACCGACAAGATGTTGGGCCGTTTTTAGAAGTTGCACAAATAACCGAAGTAAAAGGCATTGGTGAAAAGATGCTATCTAAGCTACAAGGTTATGTTGTAGTAAAAGACTGA
- a CDS encoding capsule biosynthesis protein produces the protein MEKMLTKLNDLMKQHKTLFLVLPWFLYAFYLIIWAAPQYESQSQLIVKSSDGGSSFDPSSLLMSAGMGSSGFSNESQLVEAYIKSADMIKYLDETISLREHYMSDEADFFSGLSSSHKQESFYQFYLDHVEVSVDSSSSVISLRTRAFTPEFAQVINQAIVVKAEEFINNINNNLAKSKLTFAKGEHEIVEQKLQLAKTEILGFQSKYNVLDPTAEGAAFQQIAFSLEATLAQKKAELSTISTMMSDAAPEVINIKREIGALQREINKRKEQISTSDPDNSDSDISVGELMAQYSNLQVQLQLAIQAFSSSLITLENARVETYQKLQHLVTIESPTLPDDNKYPTVVYNLVLFGVILLLLYGIVRIVLATIREL, from the coding sequence GTGGAAAAAATGCTTACAAAACTGAATGACCTGATGAAACAGCATAAAACACTTTTTCTTGTGCTGCCTTGGTTTTTATATGCCTTCTATCTCATTATATGGGCAGCCCCTCAATATGAGAGTCAAAGTCAGTTAATCGTAAAATCTAGTGATGGCGGCAGCAGCTTCGACCCTTCTTCATTACTTATGTCGGCAGGCATGGGTTCCAGTGGATTTAGCAACGAAAGTCAATTAGTAGAAGCTTATATCAAATCTGCAGACATGATTAAGTATTTGGATGAGACCATTAGCTTAAGAGAACATTATATGTCTGATGAGGCCGACTTTTTTAGCGGCTTATCAAGTTCTCATAAGCAAGAAAGCTTTTATCAGTTTTACTTAGATCACGTTGAAGTGAGTGTAGATTCGTCGTCGTCCGTTATTTCACTTCGTACCCGCGCATTCACCCCCGAATTCGCCCAAGTTATAAACCAAGCAATTGTGGTAAAAGCGGAAGAATTTATAAACAATATCAACAACAATCTGGCCAAATCAAAGTTGACGTTTGCGAAAGGCGAGCACGAAATTGTCGAGCAGAAACTTCAGCTAGCTAAAACCGAAATCCTAGGCTTTCAGTCTAAATACAATGTACTCGACCCTACCGCAGAAGGCGCGGCTTTTCAGCAAATTGCTTTTTCATTAGAAGCCACCTTGGCACAAAAGAAAGCAGAGCTGAGTACCATTTCAACCATGATGTCTGATGCAGCGCCAGAGGTGATTAATATCAAGCGAGAAATCGGTGCGTTGCAACGTGAAATTAATAAGCGTAAAGAACAGATTAGTACCTCTGATCCCGACAACTCTGATTCAGATATTTCTGTTGGTGAACTCATGGCGCAATACAGTAACCTACAGGTTCAGTTGCAATTAGCCATACAAGCATTTTCTTCTTCTCTTATTACCCTTGAAAATGCTCGTGTAGAAACTTATCAAAAGTTACAACACTTGGTGACCATTGAATCGCCTACCCTACCTGATGACAATAAGTACCCTACGGTTGTTTACAACCTAGTCTTATTTGGCGTAATACTTTTATTGCTTTATGGCATCGTTCGAATTGTACTAGCCACGATTAGAGAGCTGTAA